The Tepidibacter aestuarii genome contains a region encoding:
- a CDS encoding GNAT family N-acetyltransferase gives MKVRFAYNDDLQEIKNMWEYCFGDTEMFMNYYFDDKYKCKNTLVVEYKNKIISSLQLNQYKIKINNNIYDTSYVVGVSTLPEARGMGVMKDLMNASLEYLYDKGQVVSVLMPIDYRLYRKFGYEHCYDQINYEIDMELLKDFKSNGIFKKASNEDINSIIDIYDCFLKNKNGYVKRDKKYYEILFKEIESESGYIYMHENEEKIDGYIIYFKMDDTMFIREIAYKNIDSLKSILKFIYNHNTQFKKASINSVIDDKIKLIIPTLKKINMNIKPFMMGRVINVQKFINDLNIKEDINLKLKVKDEFIDQNNKIFLINNKDVIECLSTDEEDVSIDINTFSQLAFSYIDVDEAVFLGNIDMRNTSCINILKKIFNKKTNYINEYV, from the coding sequence ATGAAAGTTAGATTTGCATATAATGATGATCTACAAGAAATAAAAAATATGTGGGAATACTGTTTTGGCGATACTGAAATGTTCATGAATTATTATTTTGATGATAAATATAAATGTAAAAATACATTAGTAGTTGAATATAAGAATAAAATAATATCTTCTCTTCAACTAAATCAATATAAAATAAAAATAAATAATAATATATATGATACATCTTATGTTGTAGGTGTATCTACACTCCCTGAAGCTAGAGGAATGGGTGTTATGAAGGATTTGATGAATGCTTCTCTTGAATATCTCTATGACAAGGGTCAAGTAGTATCTGTACTTATGCCTATAGATTATAGATTGTATAGAAAGTTTGGATATGAACATTGCTATGATCAGATAAACTATGAAATAGATATGGAGCTTTTAAAAGATTTTAAATCAAATGGTATTTTTAAAAAAGCTTCAAACGAAGATATTAATTCTATTATAGATATTTACGATTGCTTTTTAAAAAATAAAAATGGATACGTAAAAAGGGATAAAAAATATTATGAAATATTATTTAAAGAAATAGAATCAGAAAGCGGATATATATATATGCATGAAAATGAAGAAAAAATAGATGGATATATAATATACTTTAAAATGGACGATACTATGTTCATAAGAGAAATTGCTTATAAAAATATAGATTCTTTAAAATCTATATTAAAGTTTATATACAATCACAATACTCAATTTAAAAAAGCTAGCATTAACTCTGTCATCGATGACAAAATAAAGCTTATAATTCCAACACTTAAAAAAATAAATATGAACATAAAGCCATTTATGATGGGAAGAGTAATAAATGTCCAAAAATTTATAAATGATTTAAATATAAAGGAAGATATAAATTTAAAATTGAAAGTAAAAGATGAGTTTATAGATCAAAACAATAAGATATTTTTGATAAATAATAAAGACGTGATAGAGTGTTTATCTACTGATGAAGAAGATGTTTCCATAGATATAAATACATTTAGCCAATTGGCTTTTTCTTATATAGATGTAGATGAAGCAGTGTTTTTAGGAAATATAGATATGAGAAATACTAGTTGTATTAATATTTTAAAGAAAATATTTAATAAAAAGACTAATTATATAAATGAATACGTTTAA
- the grpE gene encoding nucleotide exchange factor GrpE, translating into MKVLKEKEMPENEFDQEVEQDVEQDVEQTEESCENIDSKDNELQEAKDSLQRLQADFNNYRRRVEKEKSDISLFANEKIITELLPVMDNMQRALDSSADDEKESGIYKGVELVLKQLVDTLNKFGVEEIQTDECDFDPNYHYAVLQDEIEGVEPNKVVDVLQRGYKFTNKVIRPAMVKVSK; encoded by the coding sequence GTGAAAGTTTTGAAGGAAAAAGAAATGCCTGAAAATGAATTTGATCAAGAGGTTGAACAAGATGTTGAACAAGATGTTGAACAAACAGAGGAATCTTGTGAAAATATAGATTCTAAAGACAATGAATTACAAGAAGCTAAAGATTCACTACAAAGACTTCAAGCAGATTTTAATAATTATAGAAGAAGAGTAGAAAAGGAAAAAAGTGATATAAGCTTATTTGCAAATGAAAAGATAATAACAGAATTACTTCCAGTTATGGATAATATGCAAAGAGCTCTTGACTCTTCGGCTGATGATGAAAAAGAAAGTGGTATCTACAAAGGTGTAGAACTTGTGTTAAAACAATTAGTAGATACTTTAAATAAGTTTGGAGTAGAAGAAATACAAACAGATGAATGTGATTTTGATCCAAATTATCATTATGCTGTGCTTCAAGATGAAATAGAAGGTGTTGAGCCTAATAAGGTAGTAGATGTATTACAAAGAGGATATAAGTTTACAAATAAAGTTATAAGACCAGCAATGGTTAAAGTATCAAAATAG
- the hemW gene encoding radical SAM family heme chaperone HemW, whose translation MERGLYVHVPFCIKKCNYCDFNSFKLNYEDKKNYIKSIITEMKLYSKQFDKDCFSTVFIGGGTPSILENEELKLLIDNIHSNFNISDDAEISIEANPGTLTKEKLNTLYLSGVNRLSMGLQSSDKKHLASLGRIHSYEEFKENFEIARKIGFENINVDLMFSLPDQTFDQWKQTLKDVIALNPSHISAYSLIIEDETVFGTLYDEGKLELLDEELDLKMYYYTRDYLKENGYNQYEISNYAKDKKECKHNILYWKCGQYLGLGPGSHSYLNKERFSNYKDIKTYCEKLKDFELPIEHVEKLDKQDMIEEKIFMGLRMNEGIDLKKFNKEFEVDFMKMYKTEMESLKNKNLVRLVGSRLCLTNEGIDISNKVFIEFLEK comes from the coding sequence TTGGAAAGAGGACTTTATGTACATGTACCTTTTTGTATAAAAAAGTGCAATTACTGTGATTTTAATTCTTTTAAATTAAACTATGAAGATAAAAAAAATTATATTAAAAGTATAATAACTGAAATGAAACTTTACTCTAAACAATTTGATAAAGATTGTTTTTCAACTGTATTCATAGGAGGAGGAACACCGAGTATCTTAGAAAATGAAGAACTTAAATTGTTAATAGACAATATACATAGTAATTTCAATATATCAGATGATGCTGAAATTAGTATTGAAGCTAATCCTGGGACTTTAACTAAAGAAAAATTAAATACGTTGTATTTATCTGGTGTCAATAGACTTAGTATGGGCCTTCAATCAAGTGATAAAAAACATTTAGCGTCCCTTGGAAGAATACATTCATATGAAGAATTTAAAGAAAACTTTGAGATAGCAAGAAAAATTGGATTTGAAAATATAAATGTAGACTTAATGTTTTCTCTTCCTGATCAAACTTTTGATCAGTGGAAACAAACTCTTAAAGATGTTATAGCTCTAAATCCATCTCATATATCTGCATATTCGCTTATAATAGAGGATGAGACTGTCTTTGGGACATTATATGATGAAGGAAAACTAGAACTGTTAGATGAAGAATTAGATTTGAAAATGTATTATTACACAAGAGATTATTTAAAAGAAAATGGATATAATCAATACGAAATTTCAAATTATGCAAAAGATAAAAAGGAATGTAAGCATAATATATTATACTGGAAGTGCGGTCAGTATTTAGGGCTTGGACCAGGATCTCACTCTTATTTAAATAAAGAGAGATTTTCAAACTACAAGGATATAAAAACATACTGTGAAAAACTAAAAGATTTTGAACTTCCTATAGAACATGTAGAAAAGCTTGATAAACAAGACATGATAGAAGAAAAAATATTTATGGGACTTAGGATGAATGAAGGTATAGACTTGAAAAAATTTAATAAAGAATTTGAAGTTGATTTTATGAAAATGTATAAAACTGAAATGGAATCTTTAAAAAATAAGAATCTTGTAAGGCTTGTTGGTTCTAGATTATGCCTTACAAATGAGGGAATAGATATAAGTAATAAAGTGTTTATAGAATTTTTGGAAAAGTAA
- the hrcA gene encoding heat-inducible transcriptional repressor HrcA, protein MSLTERKRKILEAIISDYIENAEAVGSRTISKKYELGVSAATIRNEMSDLEEMGYLIQPHTSSGRVPSEKGYKLYVNSLMKEDDLTDPERQFIKKSIIKNMGEVRYLLEDTLKLLSKFTNCTSVALTPKASESKIKHLQIVYVSENSILLIIITDKGAVKNTLIKHNMQMNQEKIDIISKMLSEHFIGKTMSDLDEDFIRYVNSKMLNYNKVLDNILDGIYYNLSQTDDLEILLNGVTNIFNFPEFNDIVKAKAFLNLLEEKQTVANILNTKGITKEHLNIVIGSDNYDDIIKDCSVITATCDIDGVVIGKIGIIGPTRMDYSKMCSIVNCVGDVLKNSIKKKL, encoded by the coding sequence GTGAGTTTAACTGAAAGAAAAAGAAAGATACTTGAGGCAATAATAAGTGATTATATTGAGAATGCTGAAGCTGTAGGATCTAGGACCATATCAAAAAAGTATGAATTAGGAGTGAGTGCAGCTACAATACGAAATGAGATGTCTGATTTAGAAGAGATGGGTTACTTAATTCAGCCTCATACCTCTTCGGGTAGGGTACCATCTGAAAAGGGATATAAACTATATGTAAATAGCTTAATGAAGGAAGATGATTTAACAGATCCAGAAAGACAGTTTATAAAGAAGTCTATAATAAAAAATATGGGTGAAGTTAGATATTTATTAGAAGACACACTGAAACTTCTTTCTAAATTTACTAACTGTACGTCTGTGGCATTAACGCCAAAGGCTAGTGAAAGTAAGATAAAGCATTTGCAAATAGTATATGTTAGTGAAAATAGCATTTTACTCATTATAATAACTGATAAAGGTGCTGTTAAAAATACCTTGATAAAACATAATATGCAAATGAATCAAGAAAAAATTGATATAATCTCTAAAATGTTAAGCGAACATTTTATTGGAAAAACAATGAGTGATTTAGATGAAGACTTTATTAGGTATGTAAATTCTAAGATGCTAAATTATAATAAGGTTTTGGATAACATATTAGATGGGATATATTACAATTTATCTCAAACCGATGATTTAGAGATTTTGCTAAATGGAGTTACCAATATATTCAATTTTCCTGAATTTAATGATATAGTAAAGGCTAAGGCTTTTTTAAATCTATTAGAGGAAAAGCAGACTGTTGCAAATATATTGAACACCAAAGGTATAACTAAAGAACATCTTAATATAGTTATAGGTAGTGACAATTATGATGATATAATAAAAGACTGTAGCGTTATAACAGCTACTTGCGATATAGATGGTGTAGTTATAGGCAAAATAGGGATTATTGGACCTACTAGAATGGATTATTCAAAGATGTGTTCTATAGTCAACTGCGTAGGAGATGTGCTAAAAAATTCTATTAAGAAGAAATTGTAA
- the holA gene encoding DNA polymerase III subunit delta, with the protein MKYGDIIKDIKANKYQKVYTFYGKETYLIDGLIKKFKESLNSAFIDFNFSTIDGGQTSLDEIISSLETIPFMDDRKIIVVKNFEILTGKKKNFTQQDEEEICEYIKNTPDHAILIFVVYSDIDKRKKFSKELGKHGILLNCNKLDNNELLKWARKKFKDENVEIDSSTLNYFLNNLDYQNKNSDKTLSDVENEIIKVTSFVGSGKKASVKDVDELSSKKIENDIFKLIDFIGNKNASEAIKILNDMIVKGESPLMVLSMISRQFKIIMQAKALNRKGNPEGVIAKSLAIHPYVIKKALIQSKKFDNPTIIRLQNELLEADYSIKNGLKKDILALEIIISKFCL; encoded by the coding sequence ATGAAGTACGGGGATATAATTAAAGATATAAAAGCGAATAAATACCAAAAGGTATATACATTTTATGGTAAAGAAACATATCTTATAGATGGATTGATAAAAAAATTTAAGGAGAGTCTAAACAGTGCGTTTATAGATTTTAATTTTTCTACAATAGATGGAGGCCAAACTAGTTTAGATGAAATTATAAGTAGCTTAGAAACTATTCCTTTTATGGATGATAGAAAGATTATAGTTGTTAAAAATTTTGAAATTTTAACTGGTAAGAAAAAGAATTTCACACAACAGGATGAAGAAGAAATTTGTGAGTATATAAAAAATACTCCAGACCATGCTATATTAATATTTGTAGTTTATTCGGATATAGATAAGAGAAAAAAGTTTAGTAAGGAACTTGGAAAACATGGAATATTGTTAAACTGTAATAAACTAGATAATAATGAACTCCTTAAATGGGCTCGAAAAAAATTTAAAGATGAAAATGTAGAAATAGATAGTTCTACATTGAACTATTTTTTGAACAATCTAGATTATCAAAATAAGAACTCGGATAAGACCTTATCTGATGTAGAAAATGAAATTATAAAGGTAACTTCATTTGTAGGATCGGGTAAAAAAGCTTCAGTAAAGGATGTGGATGAGTTATCATCTAAAAAAATAGAAAATGATATATTTAAATTAATAGATTTTATAGGAAATAAAAATGCTAGTGAGGCAATAAAAATATTAAATGATATGATTGTTAAAGGTGAATCTCCTTTAATGGTTTTGAGTATGATTTCAAGACAGTTTAAAATAATAATGCAGGCTAAGGCGTTAAATAGAAAAGGAAATCCAGAAGGCGTTATAGCAAAATCTTTAGCAATTCATCCATATGTTATAAAAAAGGCATTAATACAAAGTAAAAAATTTGATAATCCTACGATAATAAGACTACAAAATGAACTTTTAGAGGCTGACTACAGCATAAAAAATGGCCTTAAAAAGGATATATTGGCTTTAGAAATTATAATATCCAAATTCTGCCTATAG
- the spoIIP gene encoding stage II sporulation protein P encodes MKRRSIILSIILSISFVAIFSITSKAISSNEEDFLKYLITKTYPELKEEKKNKGLFKIGINMFKKDEKQTRTNKDGEFIKITVNDKKNTQNSNKTVKQAKPIKPQVPQKVELVNGKPQILIYHTHATESYEPERTGNYHSLNKKYTVLAVGEELKKNLEKKGYSVLHNQEYHDYPSFNGSYSRSLKTARSVLSKYDSIKFIFDIHRDGIEIKNEEMRKSTRKRETVTINGEKVARFSIVVGPESPNKTEVEKFANYIMDISNKKYPGLAKKVIVKPYGKFNQFLSNNYALVEIGGNANTIDESLNTAKYLSEILDEVLKNMKR; translated from the coding sequence ATGAAAAGAAGATCAATAATATTAAGTATTATCTTAAGTATATCTTTTGTGGCTATTTTTTCTATTACAAGTAAGGCTATTAGTTCAAATGAAGAAGATTTTTTAAAATATTTAATAACTAAAACCTATCCTGAACTAAAGGAGGAAAAAAAGAACAAAGGACTATTCAAAATTGGAATTAATATGTTTAAAAAAGATGAAAAGCAAACTAGAACTAATAAAGATGGAGAATTTATAAAAATAACTGTTAACGATAAGAAAAACACACAAAACAGCAATAAAACTGTAAAACAAGCAAAACCTATAAAGCCTCAAGTACCACAAAAAGTAGAACTTGTTAATGGAAAGCCTCAAATTTTGATATATCATACTCATGCTACTGAAAGTTATGAGCCAGAAAGAACTGGTAATTATCACTCTTTAAATAAAAAGTATACAGTACTAGCTGTAGGTGAGGAGTTAAAAAAGAACTTAGAGAAAAAGGGATATAGTGTTTTACATAATCAGGAATATCATGATTATCCATCTTTTAACGGATCTTATTCAAGATCTTTAAAAACAGCTAGAAGTGTATTAAGTAAATACGATAGTATAAAGTTTATATTCGATATACATCGAGATGGAATAGAAATAAAAAATGAAGAAATGAGAAAAAGTACGAGAAAACGAGAGACTGTTACTATAAATGGAGAAAAGGTAGCAAGATTTTCAATAGTAGTAGGACCTGAAAGCCCTAATAAAACAGAAGTAGAGAAGTTCGCCAATTATATAATGGATATAAGCAATAAAAAATATCCAGGTCTTGCAAAAAAAGTCATAGTAAAGCCGTATGGGAAATTTAATCAATTTTTATCAAATAATTACGCTTTGGTAGAAATTGGAGGAAATGCAAATACTATAGACGAGTCTTTGAATACTGCTAAATATTTATCAGAGATACTGGATGAGGTTTTAAAAAATATGAAAAGGTGA
- the rpsT gene encoding 30S ribosomal protein S20 — MANIKSAKKRINVIAKKTALNKARKSQVKTAIRKFEESLVAGNKEEAINNFRSAEKKIYQVAAKGTMHKNAAARKVSKLAKKLNTIAG; from the coding sequence TTGGCTAACATAAAATCAGCTAAGAAAAGAATAAACGTTATAGCTAAGAAAACAGCTTTAAATAAAGCTAGAAAATCTCAAGTTAAAACTGCTATAAGAAAATTTGAAGAGTCTTTAGTTGCTGGAAACAAAGAAGAAGCAATAAACAACTTCAGATCTGCTGAAAAGAAAATATACCAAGTAGCTGCTAAAGGAACTATGCACAAGAACGCTGCTGCTAGAAAAGTATCTAAACTAGCTAAAAAGTTAAACACTATAGCAGGTTAA
- a CDS encoding ECF transporter S component, which translates to MKNTKLSSLVLMGLMTAMVCVGTMMIQIPVPATNGFINIGDSIIFITSVLFGPAAGMVAGGIGSALADILSGYAHWALFTLIIKGLEGLVVGILVKKYKNKFILSTSMVIGSIVMVVGYYIGGGILKGSFIVSLESIPWNAVQGVSSTIIGVLVSSAIMKTNYMKVNKTAKN; encoded by the coding sequence ATGAAAAATACAAAATTATCTAGTTTGGTTCTTATGGGACTTATGACTGCAATGGTTTGTGTCGGCACAATGATGATTCAGATTCCTGTACCTGCGACTAATGGGTTTATAAATATAGGGGATAGTATAATATTTATAACGTCTGTTTTGTTTGGACCTGCAGCTGGTATGGTAGCTGGTGGAATAGGTTCAGCTCTTGCTGATATATTAAGTGGATATGCTCATTGGGCATTATTTACATTAATAATAAAAGGTCTTGAAGGATTAGTAGTAGGTATTTTAGTTAAAAAATATAAAAATAAATTTATATTATCTACATCAATGGTTATAGGGTCTATAGTTATGGTAGTAGGTTATTATATTGGTGGAGGAATATTAAAAGGAAGCTTTATAGTATCTTTAGAATCTATTCCTTGGAATGCAGTTCAGGGAGTTTCAAGTACTATAATAGGAGTTTTAGTATCTAGTGCAATAATGAAGACTAACTATATGAAAGTAAACAAGACTGCGAAAAACTAA
- a CDS encoding ComEC/Rec2 family competence protein, with protein MRRPILLILFISIIISLVYTKNYKDKFYDIEDKYIKVEGIVKNAIYKEYYYEYGVGNFLIRDFNKTQKINIGEYIYVKGIFKSSYNMMVDEFNYGMYLKSRGVDGIINSEYIRSCKSHNIYSYIKKVRTSLEYSTENIFRENSSFINALILGDKSKLDINIKKAFSRAGVSHIIALSGLHIGILIYIITLIIGRIKSLLKFFIISLLICLYSFIVGFRGSMFRACIFSFIIYLSVFVQREYDGISTLSFVGIILFIINPFIIYDIGVQLSFLATISIIYFYNKIDKYIRCPLISTTLSASILTIPVVYYKFNIISNIFLISNILIVPTVGILIGLIFMCIISYYINFNIIYLMLSKIVSFIILYIKSIVFYLSNMKYSYIEFETVRLKLVVLYYILLMAYMIYSERKTVKEQINEVRGYN; from the coding sequence ATGAGAAGACCTATTCTCCTAATTTTATTTATAAGTATTATAATTTCACTTGTATATACAAAAAACTATAAGGATAAATTTTATGATATAGAAGATAAATATATAAAGGTTGAAGGTATTGTTAAAAATGCTATTTATAAAGAATACTACTATGAGTACGGGGTTGGGAATTTTTTGATAAGAGATTTTAATAAAACTCAAAAAATAAATATAGGAGAATATATTTATGTAAAAGGAATTTTTAAAAGTTCATATAATATGATGGTAGATGAGTTTAATTATGGAATGTACTTGAAATCAAGAGGAGTAGATGGAATAATAAATTCTGAGTATATAAGATCATGCAAATCCCATAATATATACTCCTATATAAAAAAAGTGAGAACAAGTTTAGAATATTCAACAGAGAATATTTTTAGAGAAAATTCTTCGTTTATAAATGCTTTAATATTAGGAGATAAGTCTAAACTAGACATAAATATAAAAAAAGCATTTTCAAGGGCAGGAGTAAGTCATATAATAGCTTTATCAGGTCTTCATATAGGTATACTCATATATATTATTACCCTTATTATCGGAAGGATTAAAAGTTTATTAAAATTTTTTATAATAAGCTTATTAATATGTTTATATTCCTTTATTGTAGGGTTTAGAGGATCAATGTTTAGAGCTTGTATTTTCAGTTTTATAATATATTTATCTGTGTTCGTACAAAGAGAGTATGATGGTATATCTACTCTTAGTTTTGTAGGAATTATTTTATTTATAATAAATCCGTTTATTATATATGATATAGGAGTTCAGTTGTCTTTTTTAGCTACGATATCTATAATATATTTTTATAATAAAATTGATAAATACATAAGATGTCCTTTGATATCAACAACATTATCTGCGAGTATACTGACTATACCTGTTGTTTATTACAAATTCAACATTATATCCAACATATTTTTAATAAGTAATATTTTGATAGTGCCTACTGTAGGAATACTTATAGGGTTGATTTTTATGTGTATTATTTCTTATTATATTAATTTTAACATTATTTATTTGATGTTATCTAAAATAGTTTCTTTTATAATACTCTATATAAAATCTATTGTATTTTATTTATCTAATATGAAATATTCATATATAGAATTTGAAACTGTGCGTTTGAAATTAGTCGTGCTTTATTATATACTTTTAATGGCATATATGATATATAGCGAAAGAAAAACAGTAAAGGAGCAAATAAATGAAGTACGGGGATATAATTAA
- the lepA gene encoding translation elongation factor 4, which translates to MNKQSRTRNFSIIAHIDHGKSTLADRLIQHTGLISERDMKDQLLDNMDLERERGITIKLQNIRLVYKAKDGNEYYLNLIDTPGHVDFNYEVSRSLAACEGGLLVVDAAQGVEAQTLANVYLAIDQDLEIVPVINKIDLPSARPDEIKEEIEDIIGIDASEAPLVSAKEGLNIEDVLEAIVKNIPAPTGDKDAPLKALIFDSYYDSYKGVVAYIRVFEGTLKKGMKIRMMNTKKTFEVTEVGVMAPGQVPIDELCAGDVGYVAASIKEIRSCQVGDTITDDENPTDEHMPGYKKATPMVYCGIYPAEGEKYEDIRDALEKLQVNDAALEFEAETSAALGFGFRCGFLGLLHMEIMQERLDREFNLNIITTAPSVIYRVTKHDGEVLMIQNPTNLPPVAEIQMMEEPIVTSNIIVPNDYVGVVMELAQERRGEMKNMEYIDTRRVMLHYELPLNEVIYDFFDALKSRTRGYGSLDYEFKEYKQATLVKLDILINKEQVDALSFIVHESTAYNRGKVMCEKLKDEIPRHQFVVPIQASVGNKVIARETVRALRKDVLAKCYGGDISRKKKLLQKQKEGKKRMRQIGSVEVPQKAFMSVLKID; encoded by the coding sequence ATGAATAAACAAAGTAGAACTCGTAATTTCAGTATAATAGCTCATATAGATCATGGAAAATCTACTTTAGCTGATAGATTAATTCAACACACAGGACTTATTAGTGAAAGAGACATGAAAGATCAGCTTTTGGATAATATGGATTTAGAAAGAGAAAGAGGTATAACTATAAAGCTGCAAAATATAAGATTGGTATACAAGGCTAAAGACGGTAATGAATATTATCTAAACTTAATAGACACTCCGGGTCATGTCGATTTTAACTATGAGGTATCAAGAAGTCTTGCAGCTTGTGAAGGTGGGCTTTTAGTAGTAGATGCGGCTCAGGGGGTTGAGGCACAGACTCTTGCTAATGTGTATTTAGCAATAGATCAAGATCTTGAAATAGTACCGGTTATAAATAAAATAGACCTTCCAAGTGCTAGACCGGATGAGATTAAGGAAGAAATAGAGGATATAATCGGAATTGATGCATCTGAAGCTCCTTTAGTATCTGCAAAAGAAGGTCTTAATATAGAAGATGTACTTGAGGCTATAGTTAAAAACATACCTGCTCCAACAGGTGATAAAGATGCTCCTTTAAAGGCCTTAATATTTGATTCATACTATGACAGCTACAAAGGAGTGGTGGCATATATAAGAGTATTTGAGGGAACTCTTAAAAAAGGTATGAAAATAAGAATGATGAATACTAAAAAGACTTTTGAAGTTACAGAGGTCGGCGTTATGGCACCTGGACAAGTTCCTATTGATGAATTATGCGCAGGAGATGTAGGATATGTCGCAGCTAGTATAAAAGAGATAAGAAGCTGTCAAGTTGGAGATACTATAACAGATGATGAGAACCCAACAGATGAACATATGCCTGGTTACAAGAAAGCAACACCTATGGTTTATTGTGGTATTTACCCGGCAGAAGGAGAAAAGTATGAAGATATAAGAGATGCACTTGAAAAATTACAAGTAAACGATGCTGCACTTGAATTCGAGGCAGAAACATCAGCCGCTTTAGGATTTGGATTTAGATGTGGATTCTTAGGACTTCTTCATATGGAAATAATGCAAGAAAGATTAGATAGAGAATTTAACCTTAACATAATAACTACTGCTCCATCTGTTATATACAGAGTTACTAAGCATGATGGGGAAGTATTGATGATACAAAATCCAACTAACCTTCCTCCAGTTGCAGAAATACAAATGATGGAAGAACCGATTGTTACATCTAATATAATAGTTCCTAATGATTATGTAGGAGTTGTTATGGAGCTTGCACAAGAAAGACGTGGAGAAATGAAAAATATGGAGTATATAGATACAAGAAGGGTTATGCTTCATTATGAACTTCCGCTGAATGAGGTTATATATGATTTCTTTGACGCTTTAAAGTCTAGAACAAGAGGCTATGGATCTCTAGACTATGAATTCAAGGAATATAAACAAGCAACTTTGGTAAAATTAGATATACTTATAAATAAAGAACAAGTAGATGCACTATCTTTTATAGTACATGAAAGTACAGCATATAATAGAGGTAAGGTTATGTGCGAAAAATTAAAAGATGAAATACCAAGACATCAATTTGTAGTTCCAATACAAGCTTCTGTTGGAAATAAGGTTATTGCAAGAGAAACTGTAAGAGCACTTAGAAAAGATGTTTTAGCTAAGTGTTATGGTGGAGATATATCTCGTAAGAAGAAGTTACTTCAAAAGCAAAAAGAAGGTAAGAAGAGAATGAGACAAATAGGATCTGTAGAGGTTCCTCAAAAAGCATTTATGTCAGTACTGAAAATAGATTAA
- the gpr gene encoding GPR endopeptidase produces MKNIRTDLAIEAREMYSEERDVEIPGVKVDKEENEDYSVTRIEIMDDKGKEIMGKEKGNYITIESKYLTFDDEESRNTIVGCVSTELNKLFGDEKNKKTLIIGLGNWNITSDALGPKTVSKTLVTRHLFKAYNKEEDKDLSEVAALSPGVMGITGIETSETVKALVEMIKPDRVVAIDALASRKLERVNTTIQISTAGISPGAGIGNIRKSLNEEYLNVPVIAIGVPTVVDAATLTSDVIDMTIDNLMKESAKGKQFYNMLKSLEEEEKYSLIKELLEPFDQNVVVTPKDIDEIIDNLAIILSMSLNKSLHPGIN; encoded by the coding sequence TTGAAGAATATAAGAACTGATTTAGCTATTGAAGCAAGAGAAATGTATAGTGAAGAAAGAGATGTTGAAATACCTGGAGTTAAAGTTGATAAAGAAGAAAATGAGGATTATTCAGTTACTAGAATTGAAATTATGGACGATAAAGGAAAAGAAATAATGGGAAAAGAAAAAGGAAACTATATTACTATAGAATCTAAGTATTTGACATTCGATGATGAAGAATCTAGAAATACAATTGTTGGATGTGTGAGTACAGAATTAAATAAATTATTTGGCGATGAAAAAAATAAAAAGACACTGATAATAGGTCTTGGAAACTGGAATATAACATCTGATGCACTTGGTCCTAAAACTGTATCAAAGACATTAGTTACTAGACATTTATTTAAAGCCTATAATAAAGAAGAGGATAAGGATTTAAGTGAAGTAGCAGCTCTTAGCCCTGGTGTTATGGGAATAACAGGTATAGAAACTAGCGAAACGGTTAAAGCCTTAGTAGAGATGATAAAACCTGATAGAGTAGTTGCTATAGATGCATTAGCTTCTAGAAAATTAGAAAGAGTAAATACCACTATACAGATATCTACTGCAGGAATATCTCCTGGAGCTGGAATTGGAAATATAAGAAAATCTTTGAATGAGGAGTATTTAAATGTACCTGTGATTGCAATTGGCGTTCCTACAGTTGTTGATGCTGCCACATTAACATCTGATGTTATAGATATGACTATAGATAACCTTATGAAAGAAAGTGCAAAAGGAAAACAATTTTACAATATGTTAAAATCATTAGAAGAAGAAGAAAAATATAGTTTAATTAAAGAATTACTAGAGCCATTTGACCAAAATGTAGTAGTCACACCTAAGGATATAGATGAAATAATAGACAATTTAGCTATAATACTTAGTATGTCTTTAAATAAATCACTACATCCAGGAATAAATTAA